The genomic window AAAAGAAACAGATATTATCTAGTAGTGGCCATGCTTTTTTCTTGGTATAATTAAAAGCTATGCGTTTAGCTCTAAAAGCCAAAATTAGCCATTGGCCCAAGACACTGAAATGCAAGAAACGTACCTGCAACTGCAGCCGACAGCCAATGGCAAGAAAAGTTGGGTCACTACGGCCTGCAGAGACTGAGCCGAAGGTCCATCAAAAGCAATTGCAATGTACACGCAATGAACATAACAAATCTAAACACAAATACCAACCTATTAGATTGTTTTGTCTTGATATTCATTCAACATTTATTTGAGCAGTTGATGCCTCCATCAGCCCATTCCGGATCTGCTCACCAATATCCCTAACGTGACCAGGTCCATGGGGAATAAACACGGTAGTGTTCTTTGAGGAGTTGCCGAGGTCCTTGATCGTGTCGAAATATTGTGTGATCATAATAAGATCCATCACCTCCTTGGCTGAGGTGCCTTCCACCTTGTGAGAGAAGTCCAAAATGTTTTCCCTCAACCCATCTGTGATTGCCTGACGCTGCCTGGCCACACCGACTCCACCCAGGTACTTGGATTCGGCTTCAGCTTCTGCTCTTTTAACTTGGAGCACTTTCTCAGCTTCACCTTTGTACACACTGGCAAGCTGAAGTCTTTGAGCTGGTAAAAGACAAAATCATTGCAAAGTTTTAAAGTCTTTGTTCAACTTCAGATGAATGGCTCATGGTCGTTGAATTTACTCGGTACCATGCATGTTCTAgtttgcatcatttacattcaTAGCTTAGGCAGACATGATTCTCAACAAAACTGGTGTTTAGGGGGTAATTCCTATGttttaacaagattttaatttttacatgcTTGTAGCAAAAACAGAAAGAACCATAATTGATGATGGAGTACGAATATTATTCattgttaaattatatattacCTGCATTTATCTCATTCATTGCCGTGCGCACAGCAGGATCAGGTATAATGTCAACCATCAGTATGTGCTCAATGCTGTATCCATATTCTCCTATCACCTGATACATAAGTTCAGATTCCGTACATGCGTGAAAAGCCTCATAGAAGATAGATAGCAAGCACAAAGATGgagaaaagttaaaataataataattattcggaTGGAAACATAATTGTTCGTTCTAGTGCAATTAGATAGGAAGTAGTCATAACTTCTATCATGTAGCATCCGAAATCTCATAGTTTACAAAAGAAAAATGCATGTTCCCCTTCTCGGCTTCCTCCTTAGGCGTTCATACTCTGAGAAAATGCAAGCCAAAAGGACCGGTATAATGCAGGGTATGTATGTATTTCATTAACCATCTATTTTTTGACACACACAAATTGAAAGAACAAGTAGGCCACTGACATATTAGAGGATCTTTTCCACCAGCTTAGCTGTTTCTAAACCAAAATGTGTCTATCATACAAATGTCTTATGCACATAATTTGAGGACACTTGAATAATTAACTAAATGAGGgtgaatttgagaaaaagaatgcACCATATTACCTTTCCAAGTTCCTCAAGAACAGCTTTAGCAACCTCACCCTTTTGTTCAAAGAGATCATCCAAATTCATTCTAGGAACTAGAGCTCGAACAACTACCCCAAGGAATGAAACGTTTTAGTCACAGAAATAAATAGAAGGGAGAGAACGGGGAAGGATAAATTATAAATGAAtagcataatatatttataagctgATATGAGAAAAGAAGAGCAAAGAAAATTACCATCAAACACATAGGCCCGGATCTGTTCATCGGGATTTTGCAGCTCGTAAAATGCATCATCAGCATGTGCCTTCACCACTCTGTACTGAATCGAGCAAAGCAATTGCACAAACACATTGTCCTACAAATATGCAACATTTTCATCTTCATACTCATTGATCCTTCTGAAAAGAGTAACAGAACTCAGGGATGGATATGTGTCTACGTGTGTGtgtattaaacatatttaaatattttctgaAACTAAAATTGTTAATTTCATGACATGTTTTCTTTGTTAACTTTATTCATAGAATTTATTGTGATTAAATCatattgcaatttttttatttattgtactAATTAATCAGAATTcacaaattaaaactaaaaatgttTGATTAGACGAATACAGAATATTTTGTCTCAAGAAAAATAATGGATCTTGTGTTACCTTCTTAGAGAACAAAATCAAGTTACAGATTGTCTAGCTAAACTAGCTTTGGTTAAAAAAGAAGAGTTACAGACTTCTGATCTTTCTCTTATGGTTATTCTAGATATCCTTAAAACTGATAAGTCAAAGAATGTTTTTTCTTTTCAGAATGTCCCTATGTAATTAATTTAGttatgttatttaaaaaaaaaaccaaaaaggtTTGCCATAAatgataaattatgtaaatttaaCAAAAGCTAAATCAACTTTCTAGCTTTTCCAATAGCACTTTAAGTCTCCAACCAAGTATCAAACGATTTCCTTTCCCTTTTTGTAGCTGACTATAacttttcttcttttcatttgatttttcagtaAGATTgcatttcctttttaattttcaatGCATATCTTAGCTAGTTACTGCAGGAGCCAACTTATATAGAAAAATCATATACAAATCCAAAATTTAACCGACGTGAAATGACACCATTTCAATCTCCATCTCGTGTAGACATAGACAAAAGAGTCGACAAACTCGAATATAGAATTAGACAAAAGAAGATCAAATCAAATGTCAAGATCTGCCACTGATAAATCCAAcgaaaatattatttcaatacatTTGGAGTTCgaaccaataaaataaaaataaaaattcctaaaattcaaaaatttctttCCACACACACATAAATATCCATTCCTTTTTCTTCTCCTACAAGAAGTAAAACCGTCAAACGATATCGTGGCATAACCAAACCAAAAAATAAATCTGATCAAAACACAAATTTAAGATCAATTGGATTCAAATTCTTCTAGCTACGAATAATCTTATAGGATAAACGGAATCATGTATGCAATCGAAATTGCTGGTGAATTAAACAATTTACCTTGGTTTTGGTTTCGATGCGAACATCGAGGGAGGAGATTCTGGTTGAAAGGATGCCGGCGAGATACTGACCGGCGAAAGGATTAAATATGTGGAGGCCAGGCTCCGCCAATTTCTCGAACCGACCAAACCGCTCCACCACGCCGATATTCCCCTGTTTGACGCAGGTACAAAACACGCAAGACGTATTCCCCATTATTTTCTCTTCTCTCGATCGAAAAATAGATCAAAATAAAATTCAGTTTATTTAGCGGTAATTTAGAAAAcgaccttttttttctttaattgcaCCAAACATCCCAAACTATACCCATCATTTTAAATTAGTACCTAAACTTCAAATCATTCTAATTACATCCTAAACTTTTGAAGTtatatcaattaagtccttttattactaaaatcaataatttaactattaaaatacaCATCAAATCTTATATATCTAGGTTTAAAATGAAAGTTTTAAATAATTAGAACATTGCGGCATAGCTAagaattttaaaacatattttaatcatatttatttttcttaaatttttcattttaaatttagctaCATAAAATTTGACGTATCATTCAATGATTATGTTAACAATTTTACTAATAACAAAACCTGATTTATATAACATCAAATGTCTAATAGATCACAAAGATAAGTGAGAGATTTAGTGTGAACGGGACTATGGTAAGAATTGAATATACGTTAATTCTCGTCTGATATTCTCTCGAGTTTGTGTAACACAATTCgtaccaaataaaaataattttaatgttcTTTAGAAAGTAGAAAGACCCAGACTTTAGCCATTGTTAATAATGTCATCTCTTTATTGGCAGGGTCATGTGGTTCAGATATCcaaattttactttttcaaagtatattagtttttttttaaagaaatttatcgAATTAGTTTTTTCAATTTCGAAAGTGAATAATTAAGGATAGTTAATTACAATGtttaatttttcatcaatttatcttatttttattgatACAATAATGAATTTAGCCTTTAATATTTACACACTCTGTTAAATTGGACTtaactttataaataatatattttgccATCAATATTTACACATGTTAAAAACTTGGtcttgattttaaatttattgatacccaatgagggctaaatttgttttAAGTTTATAACCAATTTTGATAGAATGTATAaacattgaggactaaatttattattatactaataaaaagtacgataaaatgacaaaaaagagAGTAAGCAATGTGATTTATTCTTAATTGCTCACTTAAAATTCACGGACTAAATTATTCcatcttaaaaaaagaaaattaatttgctcaatatcaaaattgaaagaaatctttTATCGAAGATTTTTCATATTATATACTCATCCAGGATTACAATTTATTTAAAGAATTCATATAATTCTCTTCTTTTAACACAAATTTAGAGATAAATaagaaaaacatgatttttttaaagatatgaaaaatattaaaagaattcaTACTTGGATATATGTTGAATATCAAATAGAATATCGTTAAATttctttgttaaaaaaaaaacaaaaaaaccaacATTCTACTTCATGACATCCCCCATTTTAAGAACAGACAGGCAAACATTGTCTGGTTGATATATAATTTTGTCCCTCTAGCCCAATGGCCATATTGATAGTCATTCGGTCCGGTTTAAGTAGGTtcgagtttaaattatttaactttGACTTAATTTGATTAGTTTTACAGTTTAAAATAGATTATTTAGACACGTTAAGTTGAGACAAATTTGTACCTATTTTTTTTTTAGGTTCAAATATTGGCTTCATTTAGTCTATGAACACTTTTAATTTCAAGTGCCGATTATATCGACCATACCAAATAACGTAGATTCATGAGACTTAAAGGTGTAAATGAGACACTAGTGCTCGCGAAATTATTCGcgttcaatttaaaaaaattcaaattcaatataGTAATTATTAAACCGAGTTCGAACAGCTAGAGCTATTAGTCAAGTTGAATTTGAGTTTACTAATACTCAACTCGAATAGCTCACAAGCTTTATcgaacttttcatatttttaccccTTAATATATATAACCCAAAGCTCAATTCTCAAGTCGAGCTCAAACTTGAGTACAAAAATTGATAAGTAACTCGATTATATCTAGAGTCAAACTAAAACTTAAACATAGATATTTAATTGAACTTGAACTGAGTATCAAGCTACAAATTTCAAGTTTGACTCAGGCCTGCTCGGTTACACCCTAAAAAATATCAGTATAACATATAAAGCTtactttcaagcacaaaattaaAAGAGTGAATTAAAAAAGCCTAGAAATAAATTCTtggataacaaaataaaaatagcgTTTACGAGGTTGAATTCACATGAACAAAATTCACAAAAGCATAGTCCTTAGCAAAAGGACACAAATTTAAAGCATGCCCCATTCATGCCTCAGTGAGTAGTAAAGTGACAACATCATCATCACCATTTAAGGACGGCCATTGCAGTTACCCAATTCTTGGACCACTTCCTCCATTGATGGTCTTTCTATAGGACATTCATGAGCGCAAAGCCATGCTATTCTTGCTAGTTTAGCCGCTTCGTGTTCAAAGAACCGACCGTGAAGGTTCGGGTCTATGAAATCTTGGTACTTACGAGTTTCAGCTCCTAAACGTACCGAGCTGGTCACCTTTTGTTTACCCGAAAGGAGTTGGAGAACGAGTGTCCCGAACGCGTAAACGTCGCTCTTCTCAGTGAAACGACCCGTGTTGGCATATTCGGGTGCGAGATAACCCATGGCAGCACTGGCTTTGAGTGAACCAAAGACAATGTCAATGGTGAGGATGTTGTGTAAGCCGGAATCTGAAAGTAGGGGATTAAACCGGTGGTCGACGAGCACTTTCTCGGCTGATATGTTTTGGTGAACGAGAGCCGGTTTGTTTACTTTGTATTCATGCAAGTATGCTATCCCTGTTCCAACAAACAAGTCTAGTTAGCTAATAGGAACCGCTTAAAACAAGGCAAAAAACATAACTAGAGACCAACCTTTGGCTATGCCTTTAACAATGGAAACTCTAGTAGACCAATCTAGGACCGTGCCGTCACCATCCTTTACGTCGAGATACTGTAGCAAATTTCCGTTAGGGATGAAATCATAAACGAGGAAGCACCCACCGCGTGCTTTTGAGCAACAAAATCCTCTTAACCGGACTACATTCTCGTGTTTCAACGATGCTAAAACATTCAATCCTTTCAAGAACTCGGAATCATCTGATTTACAACTAGTTTTACTAATGCTTTTAATCACAACAGCTGATCCATCTCTAAGGAACCCTTTATATGTAGCAGCAAAGTTACTTTTTCCCAACAAATTCGACTCCGAAAAGTACTGTGTTGCAGTCTCTATTTCTTCTAAATTGAACCTAAAACTTTGCAACACATCTTGTGTGAAGCCATTGAAGTTCCTACTACCATCTAAAGGATCCCAACCATTAGTGTATTCGAGGCTAACGAGCGGCGAACCTTTCTTCCTGTACCCCTCCTTGGCTTCAGGCTCTTCGAATGAGGTACCGAGCTTCGGTTTTCGGTTACGGTATTGTTTGAATGTGAGTAACCCTATGGCTGATAATGCAACTGTGACAACAACTAGGCCGACGAGAATCGGACCCTTTCGAGATTTCGACGGCTTAGAACACTGAGATTGTTCACAAGGCAACCTTAGATTTGCTGTCTCCGGTATTTCTCTAGACATACCAGTTACCCCTTGTCCATATGCTTCAGGTCTGGTTGGATTAGTTTGATAAGAGGTATTACATGGTTCAAGTGATGCAAAACCAGACCCACATAAACCCAGATTGTTTTGAAACAGGAATCCATCATTCAATCTCTTGAGAGCTTATAGATCAAAACAACAAGAACACAAAATCAAACACAGTTCATGTTTTTGTCATAAAAAGAACAAGATAGAAGAACAAAGATTATTACCAAGAGGAACATTGCCTGAAAGTGAATTGTTCCTTATATCAAGAACTTCGAGCAATGGAGCATCAGCTAGTTTTGTTGGGATTGAACCGAAGAGATCATTAAAGCTCAAATCAAGCCTTATTAAAGTACCCAAATCTCCTAAACTTGCAGGGATTGCACCAGTGAGTTGATTTGATTGTAAAGCAAGAACATTAAGCTTCTTTAAAGAACCAAACTGTGTTGGTATGCTCCCAGTTAACTGGTTATAACACAGCTGCAACACTACATTCACCCaaaaaaaaagctcaaaaatctgaacaaaaaaaaaacccaatgcTAAATACAAAAAACAAAACGTATTAGCACTAACCTCGCAAGCTATCCATCTGAGCAATCTCCGGTGGGATCTCACCGGATAGATTATTCATATTAAGATACAAATCGGCGAGTTGAGTCAAGTTAGCTATTTCTCTCGGTACTTCACCGTATAAAGAGTTGTAATGCAAGTAAAGACCGGTCAAGTGCTTAAGCTCAGCAATGACCGGTGAGATTTTTCCGGACAATCCTTTGCCTTGTAAGGAAATGTTGGCTACTTGGCCCTGTTCGTTACACGCTAAGCCTTCAAAAGAACAAGGGTCACCCTTAGTGGTCCATGAAGTTAAGTATTGATTATCAGGGTCTAAAGCGGCTTTGATGTCCATTAAAGCTCTTAGCTCACTAGTGTTTGAACTGAAACAACATTGGATTGtgaagagaagaaagaagaagaagaagaagaagaagagaggagatGGCATGGAACCCATTGTTGTTTGGTTCTGGTCTATTGGATTCCCTTACAGGTATAATAAATGGTGGGAGAAAATGGGTGGTCACTGAGTCACTATGAACGAACTCGGTTTTCAAGTCACAGTGTGTTTAGGACAAAGGGAAGGGACAAAGACGCAGAGATGTCCATGTTTTTGTTTCAGTAAAGAAGAGGGGTAATGCTTAAAAAGTGAGTTTAGAAAATTCAACcaagaaaatgaaaggaaaaagaaaaggttaaaatacgcttataaatttaaaatttattctctcTACTTATATTCATAGGAATTTAATCTctgtattttttagattttaaaattcagacCTTAATGTCATCTTAAAACTGTTCTATAAAATTTGTTTGTGtcatgttttgaaattttttaaaaaacttatttaataatcatatGACAAAAAAAAACGTTTTAAGGAATCTAAATTTAATAGTGAAATTTTAACGTTGTTAAcaattatatttacatttttaattttgaaaaatagaaagactaaattCGTTGAAATATATACTGAATtccaaatatgataaaaatataaggacttaAAGCACATTATTTTTCATACTCAAAATTTCTTTCTATGttcaaattaattttctttttttaattagtatCCGATTTTGGCTTTCATCATACATATAAgtcttttttaactttaaaatgtgATGACGTGTACCAATCAAGTTGTTACACATGACATGTACATTTAGTTGAAGATGTCGTATGTGTGTCACATGTAATAATTACTTCATATCCTCCCATTTTAACAatgttacaaaaagaaaaaagttaagaGAAAAAGTTAAATTCaacatcaatttaaaaaaaaaacttaaataccaGTTTGAGCATTGAAATTAAACTTAAGGACCAGGAGTTATATTTTAcccaagaaataaaaaaaaaagagagggagggGATAAAGATTATGACGGACAGTTGGATTGATTGGTCTTTTTAAGCGAGCAGTGAAGAATAAATAAAGGGCTGAGTTGCAGGGTAGGGTTTCTTGCTTCTTGTGATAAAAGGAGACTTTGGTTGACCATTTTCACTACATTCCTTTCCCGTTTTCTCTTtgggttaattttatttttttattaaattaatatattatttggtacttaaatttagttttaatatttaatttaatacataaattttatttctttcaatttgatatttaattatattattaggaagtattttatatttttatataggaTCAATAAAAAAACTCGCAAAAAAGATGAGATTTGAATTTATAA from Gossypium hirsutum isolate 1008001.06 chromosome D12, Gossypium_hirsutum_v2.1, whole genome shotgun sequence includes these protein-coding regions:
- the LOC107930947 gene encoding protein PPLZ12; translated protein: MGNTSCVFCTCVKQGNIGVVERFGRFEKLAEPGLHIFNPFAGQYLAGILSTRISSLDVRIETKTKDNVFVQLLCSIQYRVVKAHADDAFYELQNPDEQIRAYVFDVVRALVPRMNLDDLFEQKGEVAKAVLEELGKVIGEYGYSIEHILMVDIIPDPAVRTAMNEINAAQRLQLASVYKGEAEKVLQVKRAEAEAESKYLGGVGVARQRQAITDGLRENILDFSHKVEGTSAKEVMDLIMITQYFDTIKDLGNSSKNTTVFIPHGPGHVRDIGEQIRNGLMEASTAQINVE
- the LOC121224421 gene encoding LRR receptor kinase SERK2; translation: MGSMPSPLFFFFFFFFLLFTIQCCFSSNTSELRALMDIKAALDPDNQYLTSWTTKGDPCSFEGLACNEQGQVANISLQGKGLSGKISPVIAELKHLTGLYLHYNSLYGEVPREIANLTQLADLYLNMNNLSGEIPPEIAQMDSLRVLQLCYNQLTGSIPTQFGSLKKLNVLALQSNQLTGAIPASLGDLGTLIRLDLSFNDLFGSIPTKLADAPLLEVLDIRNNSLSGNVPLALKRLNDGFLFQNNLGLCGSGFASLEPCNTSYQTNPTRPEAYGQGVTGMSREIPETANLRLPCEQSQCSKPSKSRKGPILVGLVVVTVALSAIGLLTFKQYRNRKPKLGTSFEEPEAKEGYRKKGSPLVSLEYTNGWDPLDGSRNFNGFTQDVLQSFRFNLEEIETATQYFSESNLLGKSNFAATYKGFLRDGSAVVIKSISKTSCKSDDSEFLKGLNVLASLKHENVVRLRGFCCSKARGGCFLVYDFIPNGNLLQYLDVKDGDGTVLDWSTRVSIVKGIAKGIAYLHEYKVNKPALVHQNISAEKVLVDHRFNPLLSDSGLHNILTIDIVFGSLKASAAMGYLAPEYANTGRFTEKSDVYAFGTLVLQLLSGKQKVTSSVRLGAETRKYQDFIDPNLHGRFFEHEAAKLARIAWLCAHECPIERPSMEEVVQELGNCNGRP